A window from Enterocloster bolteae encodes these proteins:
- the arcC gene encoding carbamate kinase, which yields MAKKRIVMAIGHKDMGTNLPEQKAAVARTAKIIADFIQEGWQVAIVHSNAPQVGMIHTAMNEFGKQHDGYSQAPMSVCSAMSQGYIGYDLQNGIRAELIKRGIYKPVSTVLTQVTVDPYDEAFYTPVKVIGRVMSKEEADAEEAKGNHVTEVEGGYRRIVASPHPVAIVEIDAVKALMDADQIVIACGGGGIPVMEQGYNLRGASAIIEKDLATGLLAKEIDADVMMILTSVDNVTLNYGTPQEQPISHMTIDQARDYISQGQFEFASMLPKVSASIDFLESGKGRKAIITTLDKAKDSLKGHAGTVIE from the coding sequence ATGGCGAAAAAACGCATCGTAATGGCCATCGGCCACAAAGATATGGGAACCAATCTTCCTGAACAAAAGGCAGCTGTGGCGAGAACCGCCAAAATCATCGCTGATTTCATCCAGGAGGGATGGCAGGTAGCCATTGTACACAGCAACGCTCCCCAGGTAGGCATGATTCACACAGCCATGAATGAATTCGGCAAACAGCATGACGGTTATAGCCAGGCTCCCATGTCTGTCTGCTCCGCCATGAGCCAGGGTTATATCGGATACGATCTTCAGAACGGAATCAGAGCTGAACTCATTAAGAGAGGCATTTACAAACCTGTAAGCACTGTATTGACCCAGGTGACAGTGGACCCATACGATGAGGCCTTCTATACCCCCGTCAAAGTCATCGGGCGTGTGATGTCCAAGGAGGAAGCGGACGCCGAGGAAGCAAAGGGCAACCATGTAACAGAAGTGGAGGGCGGTTACCGCAGAATCGTAGCATCTCCCCATCCTGTTGCCATTGTGGAGATCGATGCCGTCAAGGCTCTTATGGACGCAGACCAGATTGTCATTGCCTGCGGAGGAGGCGGCATTCCTGTCATGGAACAGGGCTATAACTTAAGGGGCGCCAGCGCCATCATTGAGAAGGACCTTGCCACCGGACTGCTGGCCAAGGAGATCGATGCTGATGTGATGATGATACTCACCAGCGTGGATAATGTTACCTTAAACTACGGCACGCCCCAGGAACAGCCCATCAGCCACATGACCATAGACCAGGCCAGGGATTATATCAGCCAGGGCCAGTTTGAATTCGCCTCCATGCTGCCAAAGGTATCTGCCTCCATTGATTTCCTGGAGAGCGGAAAAGGCAGGAAGGCCATCATCACCACCCTGGATAAGGCAAAGGACAGCCTGAAAGGCCATGCAGGCACGGTAATTGAATAA
- a CDS encoding CPBP family intramembrane glutamic endopeptidase, producing the protein MRDGKQVLPPGWQKRVLAAAAAALAGNLLVNVIPWPGSLLSSYEQAMIPAIYRRAELLWMTLVLAPILEEGAFRLVLYGWLRRFMAFLPAAVISSLAFGIYHGNWIQGTYAFLLGMVLAWGYEGSEYRKYPMAVLMHGAANLAALAAFG; encoded by the coding sequence ATGAGGGATGGAAAACAGGTTCTGCCCCCAGGGTGGCAGAAGCGTGTACTGGCGGCAGCGGCGGCGGCACTGGCCGGCAATCTGCTGGTGAATGTTATACCGTGGCCCGGCAGTCTCTTATCATCCTATGAGCAGGCCATGATTCCGGCCATATACCGGAGAGCGGAACTGCTGTGGATGACATTGGTCCTGGCTCCCATTCTGGAGGAAGGAGCCTTCCGCCTGGTTCTGTACGGATGGCTGAGGCGTTTCATGGCCTTTCTTCCGGCGGCGGTCATATCCTCCCTGGCCTTTGGGATATATCATGGAAACTGGATTCAAGGCACATACGCATTCCTTTTGGGAATGGTGCTGGCATGGGGCTATGAAGGCAGCGAATACCGCAAGTATCCCATGGCAGTATTGATGCACGGGGCCGCCAATCTGGCAGCCCTGGCAGCGTTTGGCTAA
- a CDS encoding glycosyltransferase family 2 protein: MKLLTVAIPCYNSESYMEHCINTLLTGGEEVEIIIVDDGSAKDRTGEIADRYAREYPTICRAIHQENGGHGEAVNTGLKNATGIFFKVVDSDDWVNEEAYVQVLDTLRRFVYGGETLDMLVTNFVYEKEGARRKKVMKYHTAFPKDKVFGWNDVKFFMTGQYILMHSVIYRTGLLIQCGLELPKHTFYVDNIFVYQPLPHVKHIYYLDVNFYRYYIGRQDQSVNEEVMIGRIDQQIRVTKLMLGYYDAMKISSRKLRHYMIQYLEIMMTICSVLAIKSGTEENLEKKKELWQYLKKQNLPLYLRLRMGFLGQGCNLPGKGGRELLILGYKITQKFYGFN; encoded by the coding sequence GTGAAGTTATTGACTGTGGCAATCCCCTGTTATAACTCGGAAAGCTATATGGAGCACTGTATCAACACCCTGCTTACGGGCGGGGAGGAAGTGGAAATCATCATTGTGGATGACGGATCCGCCAAAGACAGGACAGGAGAAATTGCTGACCGGTATGCCCGGGAATATCCCACTATCTGCCGTGCCATCCACCAGGAAAACGGCGGGCATGGGGAAGCGGTGAACACAGGACTTAAAAATGCCACAGGCATTTTCTTTAAGGTGGTGGACAGCGACGACTGGGTCAATGAGGAGGCATATGTACAGGTTCTTGATACCCTGAGGCGCTTTGTATACGGGGGAGAGACCCTGGACATGCTGGTTACCAACTTTGTCTATGAGAAGGAAGGGGCCAGAAGGAAAAAAGTGATGAAATACCACACGGCATTTCCAAAGGACAAGGTATTTGGATGGAATGACGTGAAGTTTTTCATGACAGGGCAGTATATACTGATGCACTCTGTTATTTACAGGACAGGTCTGCTGATCCAGTGCGGGCTGGAGCTTCCCAAACATACCTTTTATGTGGATAATATTTTTGTGTACCAGCCCCTGCCTCATGTGAAGCATATCTATTACCTGGATGTGAATTTCTACCGCTATTACATCGGAAGGCAGGACCAGTCCGTCAACGAAGAGGTGATGATTGGCCGCATTGACCAGCAGATTCGGGTCACCAAGCTGATGTTAGGTTATTATGATGCCATGAAGATAAGCAGCAGGAAGCTGCGCCACTACATGATACAATACCTGGAAATCATGATGACCATTTGTTCTGTCCTGGCTATCAAATCCGGAACAGAGGAAAACCTGGAGAAAAAGAAAGAGCTGTGGCAGTACCTGAAAAAGCAGAATCTGCCCCTTTACCTGCGGCTCAGAATGGGCTTTCTGGGACAGGGCTGCAACCTTCCCGGCAAGGGCGGAAGGGAACTTTTGATTCTGGGATATAAAATAACGCAGAAATTTTACGGTTTTAATTGA
- a CDS encoding MarR family winged helix-turn-helix transcriptional regulator: MTQGGNDYTFTTFEASDIMHRAASFCRASNSSHEYGNGESYTATEVHFLKYVVENPGISAIELAHSWNKTRAAATQMLTKLERSGLLYRGRERYNEKKVLYYPTEKGLELHEMHRSYDTENFGKFISYLEQRFTKEQIESAFQILQAYSDYHMQMDEFK, encoded by the coding sequence TTGACGCAGGGAGGAAATGACTATACATTTACAACATTTGAGGCTTCAGATATCATGCATCGTGCGGCCAGTTTCTGCCGTGCATCCAATTCATCCCATGAGTATGGGAACGGTGAAAGCTATACGGCCACTGAGGTCCACTTTCTGAAATATGTGGTGGAGAATCCGGGAATATCCGCCATTGAGCTGGCACACAGCTGGAATAAGACGCGGGCGGCAGCCACCCAGATGCTGACGAAGCTGGAGCGCTCAGGACTCCTCTACCGGGGGCGGGAGCGGTATAATGAAAAGAAGGTCCTGTATTATCCTACTGAGAAGGGACTGGAGCTTCATGAAATGCACCGGTCTTATGACACGGAAAATTTTGGCAAGTTCATCTCTTATCTGGAGCAGCGCTTCACAAAAGAGCAGATTGAGTCTGCATTTCAAATCCTGCAGGCCTACAGCGATTATCATATGCAGATGGATGAGTTTAAGTAG
- a CDS encoding DUF5058 family protein, giving the protein MSQAMVTVNRICFLFCLLIIGLVIIQAVLFIRNALMFNKKHRVLSEDEVRSVMKIGCVSAIAPACSIIVVALGLVSLIGPVLSFMRVGVIGSAAYETQMAEIAASTLGVTLGTEGITESTLTLCLFTMTLGSAPFLINTLITVKPMDDAMVKAAKSSRSFLPAFSLAAMMALLVYLGANNASKSSPNLVGFAASALCTFALTKYVKKSGKKSLGNFTMSIAMLAGMICATVAYYSGL; this is encoded by the coding sequence ATGAGTCAAGCCATGGTCACTGTAAACCGAATCTGTTTTTTGTTTTGCCTTTTAATTATTGGCCTGGTAATTATCCAGGCGGTATTGTTCATCCGCAATGCGCTGATGTTTAACAAGAAACACCGGGTATTGTCAGAAGATGAAGTGCGTTCTGTTATGAAAATTGGTTGTGTATCTGCCATAGCGCCGGCCTGCTCCATTATCGTGGTGGCCCTGGGCCTGGTCAGCCTGATAGGACCTGTGCTGTCATTTATGAGAGTGGGAGTGATTGGTTCAGCTGCTTATGAAACGCAGATGGCGGAGATTGCGGCATCCACATTGGGCGTGACACTGGGAACAGAGGGGATAACAGAGAGCACCCTGACATTGTGCCTCTTTACTATGACACTTGGCTCTGCGCCCTTCCTTATTAATACTCTTATCACGGTCAAGCCTATGGACGACGCCATGGTAAAGGCTGCCAAGAGCAGCCGCAGCTTCCTGCCTGCCTTCTCCCTGGCAGCTATGATGGCCCTGTTGGTCTATCTGGGGGCCAATAACGCGTCCAAGTCCTCACCTAACCTGGTGGGGTTCGCAGCTTCGGCCTTGTGTACATTTGCACTGACAAAATATGTGAAGAAGTCCGGCAAGAAAAGTCTTGGAAACTTTACAATGAGCATTGCCATGCTGGCGGGTATGATTTGCGCCACGGTGGCTTATTACTCAGGTTTATAG
- a CDS encoding amidohydrolase, with the protein MNDYIQLWYDEYETEARTLMHDIWEHPEFAMEEYYTAGRLAGFMKEQGFETRTFNAKEPQSQSAPHNTVYAKWGSGKPVIGILGELDSLKGLGQENVPYYSPVPGCGHGCGHNLIAGCGAAAASSLKFAAEREELSGTIIYVGCPAEETLDGKVWLAKWGYFDDMDVCLMWHPGGHELKFAGYTNMALTSILFEYFGKTAHGVRAWNGRSALDACELMNIGVNYLREHMTPECSIHYVYEDGGDMPNVVPEHASVFYYIRSRDEENRELVERVKAVAQGAAIMTETKLKMTLRTYCRGNFPAIALNRYVYEEVKKIPPLTYSGEDYEFARKLHRNFFEEEPPEEPDALIPVKTSPVKDWDSIPFFRGTSDVGDVSHILPTIQLSGLGEVAGTRAHHWTVTAAAGTAIGEKAAVYTSKIISQSALDILKNPGLVEGFWKDFTESRNARKMPPYEKCSFRI; encoded by the coding sequence ATGAACGATTATATCCAGTTATGGTATGACGAATATGAGACAGAGGCAAGAACACTGATGCACGATATCTGGGAGCATCCGGAGTTTGCCATGGAAGAATACTACACGGCCGGGCGTCTGGCCGGATTTATGAAGGAACAAGGGTTTGAAACGCGTACATTCAATGCCAAGGAGCCGCAGTCGCAGTCCGCGCCTCATAATACAGTATATGCAAAATGGGGAAGCGGGAAGCCGGTTATCGGAATACTGGGAGAGCTGGATTCCTTAAAGGGTCTTGGACAGGAAAATGTGCCCTATTACAGTCCTGTTCCAGGCTGCGGACACGGATGCGGACACAATCTCATTGCGGGCTGCGGGGCAGCCGCCGCTTCATCCCTTAAATTCGCAGCGGAGAGGGAGGAGCTGTCCGGCACCATCATCTATGTGGGCTGTCCGGCTGAGGAGACTCTCGACGGTAAGGTGTGGCTGGCCAAATGGGGATATTTTGACGATATGGACGTGTGCCTGATGTGGCATCCGGGGGGACATGAACTTAAATTTGCGGGCTATACCAACATGGCTCTGACCAGTATTCTCTTTGAATATTTCGGAAAGACAGCCCATGGGGTAAGGGCATGGAACGGAAGAAGCGCCCTGGACGCCTGTGAGCTTATGAACATAGGCGTGAATTACCTCAGGGAACACATGACACCGGAATGTTCCATCCACTATGTCTATGAGGACGGCGGGGATATGCCCAACGTGGTTCCTGAACATGCATCTGTTTTCTATTATATCCGCTCCAGGGATGAGGAGAACAGGGAGTTGGTGGAACGGGTCAAGGCAGTTGCCCAGGGGGCAGCCATTATGACGGAGACGAAGCTTAAGATGACCCTGCGCACCTATTGCAGGGGCAATTTCCCGGCCATTGCCCTGAACCGTTATGTATACGAAGAGGTAAAGAAGATACCGCCTCTCACGTACAGCGGGGAGGACTATGAATTTGCCAGGAAGCTCCACCGGAATTTCTTTGAAGAGGAACCGCCTGAGGAGCCGGATGCGCTGATTCCCGTCAAGACTTCTCCGGTTAAGGACTGGGATTCTATTCCATTTTTCAGAGGCACGTCAGATGTGGGAGATGTGAGCCACATTCTTCCCACCATACAGCTCAGCGGCCTTGGGGAAGTAGCAGGAACCAGGGCGCACCACTGGACCGTCACTGCGGCAGCCGGAACTGCTATCGGGGAAAAGGCAGCTGTTTATACCAGCAAGATTATTTCACAGAGCGCTCTGGACATACTTAAGAACCCGGGATTGGTGGAAGGATTCTGGAAGGATTTTACGGAATCCAGAAATGCCAGAAAGATGCCGCCCTATGAAAAGTGTTCCTTCCGGATATAA
- a CDS encoding creatininase family protein: protein MNREELRKLAEENTLVLIPLGATEQHGPHLPAGTDSMLAEAACDIAAKKLDEMGRHAVIAPTVTISNSLHHGSYPGTLSLDPRLYMDYLTSIARGIVSHGFRNICCVNGHGGNGTPTDMAVMDIVTRYGIHISWVPYYVGCNGDFEAILDTQSNIFHADEVETSLMLALDESLVDPCYKEAKGGNVQKGTPHGRPGRPFTFLPFETRTETGILGNSYAATREKGEQLWEAVASHLVQALLDPELWQ, encoded by the coding sequence TTGAACAGAGAAGAACTGAGAAAGCTGGCAGAAGAAAACACCCTGGTACTCATACCTTTGGGGGCAACGGAGCAGCATGGCCCGCACCTTCCCGCGGGTACGGATTCCATGCTGGCAGAGGCTGCCTGTGATATTGCGGCAAAAAAGCTGGATGAGATGGGCCGTCACGCGGTGATAGCTCCCACTGTCACCATATCCAACTCACTGCACCACGGAAGTTATCCGGGGACATTGTCCCTGGATCCCAGGCTGTATATGGACTATCTCACAAGCATAGCCAGAGGTATCGTATCCCATGGATTCAGAAATATATGCTGTGTCAACGGACACGGAGGGAATGGGACACCTACCGACATGGCTGTTATGGATATTGTCACCAGATACGGCATCCATATTTCCTGGGTTCCGTATTATGTGGGATGCAATGGGGATTTTGAGGCCATTCTGGATACGCAGAGCAATATTTTCCATGCGGACGAGGTGGAGACCTCCCTTATGCTTGCTCTGGATGAGAGCCTGGTGGACCCCTGTTATAAGGAAGCCAAAGGTGGAAATGTACAAAAAGGAACGCCCCATGGACGTCCGGGCCGGCCTTTCACCTTCCTGCCTTTTGAGACGCGTACAGAGACAGGCATCCTGGGAAACAGCTATGCTGCCACCAGGGAAAAGGGGGAACAGTTGTGGGAGGCAGTGGCCAGCCATCTGGTCCAGGCGCTGTTAGACCCGGAGCTGTGGCAGTAA
- a CDS encoding MalY/PatB family protein, which yields MDDRKELDMQSIFDEKWNRTGTGTIKWKASDEGRKDIIPMGIADMEFATAPCVIEAVRRRMEHPLFGYFNLDNRFYEAIMNWHGRHFHNEDLRPEHILYQNGVLGGIAAALQAFTLPGDRVLCSGPVYSGFIRTVGDLGRVLCPSMLKPDREGIMRLDLEDMERKILDNKVKAFIFCSPHNPTGRVWDEDEIRDVAVLCGKYHVLLISDEIWADFTPGGKQHIPTAMVSGLAKDITISLYSPTKTFNLASLRCAYAVAYAPWLRDAMEKAAVMTHFNNPNVLSCEALIGAYQEGGEWVEQLNRYIRKNQEYVHDYVTSRFSGVRMQMPEGTYLGWLDCSAPSLDFEQILKDMEHCGVLGNDGASYLAPKHVRLNLACPMSVCEEAMSRLERYVFHIRGERTA from the coding sequence ATGGACGACAGAAAGGAACTGGATATGCAATCAATATTTGATGAAAAGTGGAACCGTACAGGAACCGGAACTATAAAATGGAAGGCATCTGATGAGGGGAGGAAGGATATTATACCCATGGGAATTGCCGACATGGAGTTTGCTACTGCACCCTGTGTGATAGAGGCGGTTAGACGGCGGATGGAGCATCCGTTGTTCGGCTATTTTAATCTGGATAACCGGTTTTATGAGGCAATCATGAATTGGCATGGGAGGCATTTTCACAATGAGGACCTGCGGCCAGAGCACATACTTTATCAGAATGGAGTACTGGGGGGAATCGCAGCAGCGCTTCAGGCATTTACCCTTCCGGGAGACAGGGTACTGTGCAGCGGACCTGTTTATTCAGGATTCATCCGTACCGTTGGGGATCTGGGGCGGGTGCTCTGCCCCAGTATGCTGAAGCCGGACCGGGAAGGAATAATGCGCCTGGATCTGGAGGATATGGAGAGGAAAATTCTCGATAACAAGGTGAAAGCATTTATATTCTGCTCCCCCCATAATCCTACGGGCAGGGTCTGGGATGAGGATGAGATAAGGGATGTGGCTGTCCTTTGCGGAAAATACCATGTGCTTTTAATTTCAGATGAGATATGGGCCGATTTTACGCCGGGGGGCAAGCAGCATATACCCACTGCCATGGTATCGGGCCTGGCAAAGGATATTACCATAAGCCTGTATTCGCCCACAAAAACCTTCAATCTGGCCAGTCTGCGCTGTGCCTATGCTGTGGCGTATGCACCGTGGCTGCGGGATGCCATGGAGAAGGCTGCGGTCATGACCCATTTTAACAATCCCAATGTGCTGTCCTGCGAGGCGCTGATTGGAGCATACCAGGAGGGTGGGGAGTGGGTGGAACAGCTCAACCGGTATATCAGAAAAAACCAGGAATATGTACATGACTATGTAACATCCCGGTTTTCCGGAGTCAGGATGCAGATGCCGGAGGGGACATACCTGGGATGGCTGGACTGTTCTGCGCCTTCTCTGGATTTCGAACAGATACTTAAGGACATGGAGCATTGCGGCGTGCTTGGAAATGACGGTGCTTCTTACCTGGCGCCGAAGCACGTCCGGCTTAATCTGGCATGTCCTATGTCAGTCTGTGAGGAAGCCATGTCGCGGCTGGAACGGTATGTGTTTCATATCCGGGGAGAAAGGACGGCGTGA
- a CDS encoding MFS transporter, protein MEKQENRLFYGWSVVLGCAVVCGCNIGVLSNTVGVFLKPVSIELGVSRSQIALYSSIFSVIGMFSAPFQGRLMEKYSLKKLMVSGSVIAGICLFCYSFAPGLWFFYANAVLCGLVFGFTNLIPVNKILSNWFTKKKGTAVGVALAGSGLMAMVVTPVLSHMVADYGWRSGYRFIGSLYLLLMVPVILFVIKESPEDGKFGGGGTGDTETGDQNIKTGLTRAQAMGTRRFWLILAALVLASSVAMGIQQHMIAYLTDMGYGQQYASGIYSLSMGVLMAGKVILGTLYDRLGIKGASVYICLALAASLGFLLMADLPGIPYLFAAAFGLANAIQSIPATCLVTRFFGTREFTSIYGICNAGNMAGIALGTSMSAWIYDASGSYVAAWYFYLLLSAVIFILYISADREYERRVLQKCCQ, encoded by the coding sequence ATGGAAAAACAGGAAAACAGATTATTTTATGGCTGGTCTGTTGTGCTTGGTTGTGCAGTGGTATGCGGGTGTAATATTGGGGTCCTGTCCAATACCGTGGGAGTATTCCTGAAGCCTGTTTCCATAGAGCTGGGGGTGTCCAGAAGCCAGATTGCCTTATATTCCAGCATATTTTCTGTGATTGGCATGTTTTCTGCCCCTTTCCAGGGGAGGCTGATGGAAAAGTACAGTCTAAAGAAGCTGATGGTTTCCGGTTCCGTGATTGCGGGAATCTGCCTGTTCTGCTATTCCTTTGCTCCGGGCCTGTGGTTCTTTTATGCAAATGCCGTTCTATGCGGCCTTGTATTTGGATTTACGAATCTGATTCCCGTAAATAAGATTCTCTCTAACTGGTTCACAAAAAAGAAGGGGACGGCGGTGGGGGTTGCCTTGGCAGGCTCCGGACTCATGGCCATGGTGGTGACGCCGGTCCTTTCACATATGGTGGCAGATTACGGCTGGAGGAGCGGATACCGCTTTATCGGGAGCCTGTACCTGCTGCTTATGGTACCGGTCATCCTCTTTGTTATAAAGGAATCGCCGGAGGATGGGAAGTTCGGGGGAGGGGGAACGGGAGACACGGAAACCGGAGACCAGAATATAAAAACCGGGCTTACCAGAGCCCAGGCCATGGGTACCAGGCGGTTCTGGCTGATACTGGCAGCGCTGGTGCTGGCCAGTTCAGTGGCTATGGGGATTCAGCAGCATATGATAGCATATCTTACAGATATGGGATACGGGCAGCAGTATGCATCTGGTATATATTCCCTGTCCATGGGAGTTCTGATGGCAGGCAAAGTCATACTGGGAACTCTCTATGACCGTCTGGGGATAAAGGGAGCCTCCGTTTACATATGTCTGGCGCTGGCAGCTTCCCTGGGATTTCTGCTCATGGCAGATTTGCCGGGCATACCATATCTGTTTGCCGCTGCGTTTGGCCTTGCCAATGCCATCCAGTCCATACCGGCCACCTGTCTGGTGACACGTTTTTTTGGTACACGGGAATTTACGTCCATATACGGGATATGCAATGCAGGAAATATGGCAGGAATTGCGTTGGGCACATCCATGTCTGCATGGATATACGATGCTTCCGGTTCCTATGTCGCGGCCTGGTATTTCTATCTGCTGCTGAGCGCAGTTATTTTCATACTCTATATAAGCGCTGACAGGGAATACGAACGGCGTGTCCTGCAAAAATGCTGTCAGTGA
- a CDS encoding uracil-xanthine permease family protein, whose amino-acid sequence MKEGKHKKESVFELNGGMPPLGQALPLAFQHIVAMIVGCVTPAIIIAGVAGLSGEDKVIIVQAALVVSALATLLQVFPVGFRKGSLQFGAGLPLIVGVGFAYVTSMSTIVEGYGIATIFGAEIVGGIVAVLVGLSYNKIKSLFPPLIIGIVILCIGLSLYPIAIRYMAGGQGSESYGSWQNWLVAALTLTVVIVCNNYGRGIIKLASVLIGIIVGYGVALGFGMVDFSAVGRAGIFALPKIMHFGIEFEVSSCVAIGLLFAINSLQAMGDVTATTMGGMDREATDKELRGGILGFGLSNIIGAFFGGLPNVTFSQNVGIVTTTKVVNRWVAALAAIILGIAGILPKFSAFLTSVPQCVLGGATLTVFAAITVTGIRMIFNTGLSVRSGFIVGIAVALGAGVTQASDALCGFPSWMTVVFAKTPVVIAAVVSILLNLLLPKDKEER is encoded by the coding sequence ATGAAAGAAGGCAAACACAAAAAAGAATCAGTTTTTGAACTGAACGGCGGGATGCCGCCTTTGGGACAGGCGCTTCCCCTGGCTTTCCAACACATTGTGGCGATGATAGTGGGATGTGTGACCCCTGCCATCATCATTGCGGGTGTGGCCGGTTTAAGCGGGGAAGATAAGGTCATCATTGTCCAGGCGGCTCTTGTGGTATCTGCTTTGGCCACCCTTTTGCAGGTATTCCCGGTCGGATTCAGGAAAGGCAGCCTTCAGTTTGGAGCGGGACTGCCGTTGATTGTCGGGGTTGGATTTGCCTATGTCACAAGCATGTCCACCATTGTGGAGGGCTACGGTATAGCCACCATCTTCGGGGCAGAGATTGTAGGCGGAATCGTGGCAGTACTGGTAGGTCTGTCCTACAACAAGATCAAGTCACTGTTTCCGCCGCTGATTATAGGTATTGTCATCCTGTGCATCGGCTTGTCCCTATACCCCATTGCCATTCGCTATATGGCAGGAGGACAGGGCAGTGAGTCCTATGGTTCCTGGCAGAACTGGCTGGTGGCAGCACTTACCCTGACTGTGGTCATAGTCTGTAATAATTATGGCAGGGGAATCATAAAGCTGGCTTCTGTACTTATCGGAATTATCGTTGGATACGGCGTTGCCCTTGGGTTTGGAATGGTTGATTTCAGCGCTGTGGGACGTGCAGGCATATTTGCCCTTCCAAAGATAATGCATTTTGGAATTGAATTTGAAGTTTCATCCTGTGTGGCAATCGGTCTGCTGTTTGCCATCAATTCCCTGCAGGCCATGGGGGATGTGACAGCCACCACCATGGGCGGAATGGACAGGGAAGCCACGGATAAGGAGCTGCGGGGCGGTATTCTGGGATTCGGGCTGAGCAATATCATAGGAGCCTTTTTTGGGGGACTTCCCAATGTGACATTCAGCCAGAATGTGGGGATTGTCACCACCACCAAGGTGGTGAACCGCTGGGTCGCTGCTCTGGCAGCCATTATATTGGGGATTGCGGGAATACTGCCAAAGTTTTCCGCCTTTCTCACCAGTGTTCCCCAGTGTGTGCTGGGCGGAGCTACCCTGACTGTGTTTGCCGCCATCACAGTGACCGGAATCCGCATGATATTCAATACAGGCCTGTCGGTGAGAAGCGGCTTTATCGTTGGTATAGCGGTGGCTCTTGGAGCAGGGGTTACCCAGGCATCCGACGCGCTCTGCGGTTTTCCCTCCTGGATGACCGTGGTGTTTGCAAAAACGCCTGTGGTCATAGCGGCAGTTGTTTCCATTCTCCTGAACCTGCTGCTGCCAAAGGATAAAGAGGAGCGGTAG
- a CDS encoding phosphatase PAP2 family protein: protein MKNIITFLSKYKHAWLLCYGFIYLPWFCYLEKTVTRHYHVMHVALDDFIPFNEYFIIPYMMWFLYVAGTIVFFLFRNKEDYYRICTFLFSGMTISLIICTFFHNGTDFRPAIDPGKNIFSGMVAALYQTDTPTNVFPSIHVYNSIGTHIAIMKSESFKKYPWVRAGSAILMVSICLSTVFLKQHSVIDMVGAAIMAYVIYGIVYGYNWSAEDKKVTQKALS from the coding sequence ATGAAAAATATTATAACATTTCTTTCCAAGTACAAACATGCATGGCTGCTGTGTTACGGCTTCATTTATCTTCCATGGTTCTGTTACCTGGAAAAGACAGTCACCCGTCATTACCATGTAATGCATGTTGCCCTGGACGACTTCATACCCTTCAACGAATATTTTATTATTCCCTACATGATGTGGTTTTTATACGTGGCAGGAACCATAGTTTTCTTCCTTTTCCGTAATAAGGAAGACTATTACAGAATTTGTACCTTCCTGTTCTCAGGTATGACCATCAGCCTGATTATCTGTACCTTTTTCCACAACGGAACAGATTTCAGACCGGCCATTGACCCGGGTAAGAATATATTTTCCGGCATGGTCGCCGCCCTGTACCAGACGGATACGCCTACCAATGTATTCCCCAGCATCCATGTGTACAACTCCATCGGCACCCACATCGCCATCATGAAGAGCGAGTCCTTTAAGAAATATCCCTGGGTGCGGGCCGGTTCAGCCATCCTTATGGTTTCCATCTGCCTGTCTACCGTATTCTTGAAACAGCACTCGGTTATCGACATGGTGGGAGCAGCTATCATGGCTTATGTGATTTACGGGATCGTCTACGGATACAACTGGTCTGCCGAAGACAAGAAGGTCACCCAGAAGGCGCTCAGTTAA